The following coding sequences lie in one Spirosoma sp. KUDC1026 genomic window:
- a CDS encoding alkaline phosphatase, giving the protein MKRRDFFRNSTLATAFLSTTQSFGHEQNHRKGAKAKNIIFMVSDGMSTGTLNMADLLRQRKEGRSSNWLGLYRDNRVRRALMDTASASSLITDSAAASSAWGGGVRVPNGALNVSANGEEHRPILQKFKAAGKSVGCVTTVPITHATPAGFCVNSKSRGSQGDIALQYLTLRFDVMMGGGTEFFSAEKRTDKKDVFGQFKTGGYQVVTNRADMLAVRPGSPMLGVFHEDGLPYALDRENDETLKSRIPSLAEMTATAISQMQGNTNGFVLQVEGGKVDWGAHANDAGALLYDQLAFDDAVKVAIDFADKNKDTLVVLTTDHGNSDPALLYGSHANQNFDRLHTFRHTNNRILTSITSGTTPTQLIEQVQAAQGIVLTADEAKGLLNQSGLPNEQGLYNPSHLPYRSLAQLQQPHTSVGWAGMDHTADFVELAMLGPGSELLTPLVKNSDLHNLLLTAAEVSLK; this is encoded by the coding sequence ATGAAACGCAGAGATTTTTTCCGGAACAGCACGCTGGCTACCGCCTTCCTCTCCACCACCCAGTCGTTCGGTCACGAACAGAATCACCGCAAAGGCGCGAAGGCCAAAAACATCATTTTCATGGTGAGCGATGGCATGAGCACCGGTACGCTGAACATGGCCGATCTGCTCCGGCAGCGGAAAGAAGGCCGGTCGAGCAACTGGCTCGGCCTGTACCGCGACAACCGGGTTCGGCGGGCGCTGATGGATACGGCCTCGGCCTCCTCGCTCATCACCGACTCGGCCGCGGCTTCCTCGGCCTGGGGTGGTGGCGTTCGCGTACCCAACGGCGCGCTGAACGTGAGTGCGAACGGCGAAGAACACCGCCCAATTCTCCAGAAATTCAAAGCAGCCGGTAAGTCCGTGGGCTGCGTGACTACCGTTCCCATTACCCACGCCACGCCCGCCGGCTTCTGCGTTAACAGCAAAAGCCGGGGCAGTCAGGGTGATATTGCCCTGCAGTACCTGACTCTTCGTTTCGACGTGATGATGGGGGGTGGCACAGAATTCTTCAGTGCCGAGAAACGTACCGATAAGAAAGACGTATTCGGTCAGTTCAAAACCGGCGGTTACCAGGTCGTAACGAACCGAGCCGATATGCTGGCGGTACGTCCGGGCAGTCCGATGCTGGGCGTTTTCCACGAAGACGGTCTCCCCTACGCCCTCGACCGGGAGAACGACGAAACGCTAAAAAGCCGGATTCCAAGCCTGGCCGAAATGACCGCAACGGCGATCAGCCAGATGCAGGGCAATACCAATGGCTTTGTACTGCAGGTAGAAGGTGGTAAGGTAGACTGGGGCGCCCACGCCAACGACGCTGGCGCTTTGTTATACGACCAGCTGGCATTTGACGACGCCGTGAAAGTCGCCATCGACTTTGCCGATAAAAACAAGGACACACTGGTGGTCCTCACGACCGATCACGGCAACAGCGATCCGGCGCTGCTGTACGGCAGTCACGCCAACCAGAACTTCGACCGGCTGCACACCTTCCGCCACACCAACAACCGGATCCTGACGAGCATTACGTCCGGCACCACGCCGACTCAGTTGATCGAACAGGTGCAGGCTGCGCAGGGAATTGTGCTGACCGCCGATGAGGCCAAAGGACTTCTTAATCAGTCGGGTCTGCCGAATGAGCAGGGCCTCTACAATCCGAGTCACCTGCCCTACCGGTCGCTGGCACAACTCCAGCAGCCGCATACCTCAGTCGGCTGGGCTGGCATGGACCACACGGCTGATTTCGTAGAACTGGCCATGCTGGGACCGGGCAGCGAGCTGCTGACGCCACTGGTCAAAAACTCGGATCTGCATAATCTGCTGCTGACAGCCGCTGAGGTCAGTTTGAAGTAA